One region of Streptomyces davaonensis JCM 4913 genomic DNA includes:
- the recA gene encoding recombinase RecA, giving the protein MAGTDREKALDAALAQIERQFGKGAVMRMGERSMEPIEVIPTGSTALDVALGVGGLPRGRVVEIYGPESSGKTTLTLHAVANAQKAGGQVAFVDAEHALDPEYAKKLGVDIDNLILSQPDNGEQALEIVDMLVRSGALDLIVIDSVAALVPRAEIEGEMGDSHVGLQARLMSQALRKITSALNQSKTTAIFINQLREKIGVMFGSPETTTGGRALKFYASVRIDIRRIETLKDGTEAVGNRTRCKVVKNKVAPPFKQAEFDILYGQGISREGGLIDMGVEHGFVRKAGAWYTYEGDQLGQGKENARNFLKDNPDLANEIEKKIKEKLGVGVRPEQPAAEPGADAAGAADDAKTVPAPAAAKATKTKAAAAKS; this is encoded by the coding sequence ATGGCAGGAACCGACCGCGAGAAGGCCCTGGATGCCGCACTCGCACAGATTGAACGGCAATTCGGCAAGGGCGCGGTCATGCGCATGGGCGAGCGGTCGATGGAGCCCATCGAGGTCATCCCGACCGGATCGACCGCGCTCGACGTGGCCCTCGGCGTCGGCGGCCTGCCGCGCGGCCGCGTCGTCGAGATCTACGGACCGGAGTCCTCCGGTAAGACGACCCTGACCCTGCACGCGGTGGCGAACGCGCAGAAGGCCGGCGGCCAGGTGGCCTTCGTGGACGCCGAGCACGCCCTGGACCCCGAGTACGCCAAGAAGCTCGGCGTCGACATCGACAACCTCATCCTGTCCCAGCCGGACAACGGCGAGCAGGCTCTGGAGATCGTGGACATGCTGGTCCGCTCCGGCGCCCTCGACCTCATCGTCATCGACTCCGTCGCCGCGCTCGTGCCGCGCGCGGAGATCGAGGGCGAGATGGGCGACAGCCATGTCGGTCTCCAGGCCCGTCTGATGAGCCAGGCGCTGCGGAAGATCACCAGCGCGCTCAACCAGTCGAAGACCACCGCGATCTTCATCAACCAGCTGCGCGAGAAGATCGGCGTGATGTTCGGCTCCCCGGAGACCACGACCGGTGGCCGGGCGCTGAAGTTCTACGCCTCGGTGCGTATCGACATCCGTCGTATCGAGACCCTGAAGGACGGCACCGAGGCGGTCGGCAACCGCACCCGCTGCAAGGTCGTCAAGAACAAGGTCGCGCCGCCCTTCAAGCAGGCCGAGTTCGACATCCTCTACGGCCAGGGCATCAGCCGCGAGGGCGGTCTGATCGACATGGGCGTGGAACACGGCTTCGTGCGCAAGGCCGGCGCCTGGTACACGTACGAGGGCGACCAGCTCGGCCAGGGCAAGGAGAACGCGCGCAACTTCCTGAAGGACAACCCCGACCTGGCCAACGAGATCGAGAAGAAGATCAAGGAGAAGCTGGGCGTCGGTGTGCGTCCGGAGCAGCCGGCCGCCGAGCCGGGCGCGGACGCCGCGGGTGCCGCGGACGACGCCAAGACGGTGCCCGCTCCGGCCGCGGCCAAGGCCACCAAGACCAAGGCCGCCGCCGCCAAGAGCTGA
- a CDS encoding GNAT family N-acetyltransferase, translating to MTIEVRPASVYEDVRAVIGPKSPTASVCFCLSYRIPSKLNNELRGPARGEYVAELCRAEPPPGVIAYDGDEPVGWAAVAPRAETSFARNRKIPHVDDLPVWSLWCVRVRPGHRKQGISHALIAGAVEFARAHGAPVVEAYPLDNGDARVDLTTAYAGLRKNFERAGFVHAADTTSVLAGHPRILMRLDLR from the coding sequence ATGACCATCGAGGTTCGCCCGGCGTCGGTCTACGAGGACGTCCGGGCCGTGATCGGGCCGAAGTCACCCACGGCGAGTGTCTGCTTCTGCCTGAGCTACCGGATCCCCTCCAAGCTCAACAACGAGCTGCGCGGCCCCGCCCGCGGCGAGTACGTCGCCGAGCTGTGCCGGGCCGAGCCGCCTCCCGGGGTGATCGCCTACGACGGTGACGAGCCGGTCGGCTGGGCCGCGGTGGCCCCGCGCGCGGAGACCTCCTTCGCCCGCAACCGCAAGATCCCGCACGTCGACGATCTTCCGGTCTGGTCGTTGTGGTGCGTCCGGGTCCGCCCCGGCCACCGCAAGCAGGGCATCTCGCACGCCCTCATCGCGGGCGCGGTGGAGTTCGCCCGCGCGCACGGCGCCCCGGTCGTGGAGGCCTACCCGCTCGACAACGGCGACGCCAGGGTCGACCTGACGACGGCGTACGCGGGTCTGCGCAAGAACTTCGAGCGCGCCGGGTTCGTCCATGCCGCCGACACCACCTCGGTGCTGGCGGGGCATCCGCGGATTCTGATGCGGCTGGACCTGCGCTGA
- a CDS encoding AI-2E family transporter, with protein MAPTDDTGQLAQQASPFGTTPPTRPPADGGAAQPNARMPRWLPRAMVLALALVGAFQLGSWAFHQLTGLLINILIAFFLALAIEPAVSWMAARGMRRGLATALMFLAVMVVSAGFVTLLGSMLAGQIITMVEGFPDYLDSVINWINTHFQTDLKRVDIQEGLLRSDWLRNYVQNSATGVLDVSAQVIGGLFQLLTITLFSFYFAADGPRLRRALCSVLPPAKQAEVLRAWEIAVNKTGGYLYSRGLMALISGIAHYILLQSLDVPYAPVLAVWVGLVSQFIPTIGTYLAGALPMLIAFTVDPWYALWVLIFVVVYQQFENYVLQPKLTAKTVDVHPAVAFGSVIAGTALLGAVGALIAIPAVATLQAFLGAYVKRYDVTDDPRVHGHRSRGQGQGLIARVRRAWARPEDASGEGSPDKAPGSGEG; from the coding sequence GTGGCCCCCACTGACGACACCGGGCAGCTCGCCCAGCAGGCATCCCCGTTCGGTACGACGCCCCCGACCCGGCCCCCGGCCGACGGGGGCGCCGCGCAGCCGAACGCCCGCATGCCGCGCTGGCTGCCGCGCGCGATGGTGCTCGCCCTCGCGCTCGTCGGTGCCTTCCAGCTCGGCAGCTGGGCCTTCCACCAGCTCACCGGGCTGCTGATCAACATCCTGATCGCGTTCTTCCTGGCGCTGGCCATCGAGCCCGCCGTGAGCTGGATGGCCGCCCGCGGGATGCGCCGGGGCCTGGCCACCGCTCTGATGTTCCTCGCCGTGATGGTGGTCTCCGCCGGGTTCGTCACCCTGCTCGGCTCGATGCTCGCGGGCCAGATCATCACCATGGTCGAGGGCTTCCCGGACTACCTCGACTCCGTCATCAACTGGATCAACACCCACTTCCAGACCGATCTGAAGCGGGTGGACATCCAGGAGGGCCTGCTGCGCTCCGACTGGCTGCGCAACTACGTGCAGAACAGCGCCACCGGTGTCCTCGATGTGTCCGCGCAGGTCATCGGCGGTCTCTTCCAACTGCTGACGATCACGCTGTTCTCGTTCTACTTCGCCGCGGACGGCCCGCGACTGCGCCGCGCCCTGTGCTCCGTCCTGCCGCCCGCCAAGCAGGCCGAGGTGCTGCGCGCGTGGGAGATCGCGGTGAACAAGACCGGCGGCTATCTGTACTCCCGCGGACTGATGGCGCTGATCTCCGGGATAGCCCACTACATCCTGCTCCAGTCCCTGGACGTGCCGTACGCGCCCGTGCTCGCCGTCTGGGTGGGTCTGGTCTCGCAGTTCATCCCCACCATCGGCACCTATCTCGCGGGCGCCCTGCCCATGCTGATCGCCTTCACGGTCGATCCCTGGTATGCGCTGTGGGTGCTGATCTTCGTCGTGGTGTACCAGCAGTTCGAGAACTATGTGCTCCAGCCCAAGCTGACCGCGAAGACCGTCGATGTGCATCCCGCGGTCGCCTTCGGTTCCGTGATCGCCGGTACCGCGCTCCTGGGCGCGGTGGGCGCACTGATCGCGATTCCGGCGGTCGCCACCCTTCAGGCGTTCCTGGGCGCGTATGTGAAGCGGTACGACGTCACCGACGACCCCCGTGTGCACGGCCACCGGAGCCGGGGTCAGGGCCAGGGCCTGATCGCCCGCGTGAGGCGGGCCTGGGCGCGGCCGGAGGACGCTTCCGGCGAGGGTTCCCCGGACAAGGCCCCGGGTTCCGGCGAGGGCTGA
- a CDS encoding DUF3046 domain-containing protein, whose protein sequence is MRLTVFWERMAEHFGTAGYADTFARDHVMSELGGRTVHEALDAGWEAKDVWRVVCHVMNVPQEQR, encoded by the coding sequence ATGAGGTTGACGGTCTTCTGGGAGCGGATGGCGGAGCACTTCGGTACGGCGGGATACGCCGACACCTTCGCGCGCGATCACGTGATGTCGGAGCTCGGCGGACGCACCGTGCACGAGGCGCTGGACGCCGGCTGGGAGGCCAAGGACGTGTGGCGGGTTGTTTGCCACGTCATGAACGTGCCACAGGAACAGCGCTGA
- a CDS encoding AzlD domain-containing protein — protein MTIWIAIGLTVLGCYAVKLAGLLVPAGVLERPLVRRLAALLPVALLAALTAQQTFADGRALVLDARAAGLAAAAVALVLRAPFLVVVGAAVVVTAGVRALGG, from the coding sequence GTGACGATCTGGATCGCCATCGGGCTGACCGTCCTCGGTTGTTACGCCGTCAAGCTCGCCGGGCTCCTGGTGCCCGCCGGGGTTCTGGAGCGGCCCCTGGTCCGGCGGCTCGCCGCACTGCTCCCCGTCGCGCTCCTCGCCGCCCTCACGGCCCAGCAGACCTTCGCCGACGGACGGGCGCTGGTCCTGGACGCGAGAGCGGCGGGGTTGGCCGCGGCGGCCGTGGCGCTGGTGCTGCGGGCGCCGTTCCTGGTGGTCGTGGGGGCAGCCGTGGTGGTGACGGCGGGAGTGCGGGCATTGGGGGGATGA
- a CDS encoding AzlC family ABC transporter permease encodes MADTTLTDIRDGERKPDAAVVRDGLGVGVAVGLSGFAFGVTSAGSGLTLWQTCALSLLVFTGASQFALVGALAAGGGAFAAAAGAFFLGVRNAFYGLRLSQVLALPRVVRPFAAQWVIDETAAVALAQPTRRAARLGFVVTGLSLYALWNLTTLAGALGAEAIGDTDAWGLDAAGPAVFLALLAPMLTSTTERAVAGAAVVLGLGLLPVLPAGVPVLVAALAAPAVLWAQGRRGLKEGDR; translated from the coding sequence GTGGCAGACACAACACTCACAGACATACGGGACGGCGAGCGAAAGCCGGACGCCGCCGTCGTACGGGACGGGCTCGGGGTCGGGGTCGCCGTAGGGCTGTCCGGGTTCGCTTTCGGGGTGACCTCGGCGGGCAGCGGGCTCACCTTGTGGCAGACCTGCGCGCTCAGCCTTCTGGTGTTCACCGGCGCGTCCCAGTTCGCGCTCGTCGGGGCGCTTGCCGCGGGCGGCGGGGCGTTCGCCGCGGCCGCGGGGGCCTTCTTCCTCGGGGTGCGCAACGCGTTCTACGGGCTGCGTCTGTCGCAGGTACTTGCCCTCCCGCGCGTAGTACGGCCGTTCGCCGCTCAGTGGGTCATCGACGAGACGGCCGCCGTCGCGCTCGCCCAGCCCACCCGGCGGGCCGCGCGGCTCGGGTTCGTGGTGACCGGGCTCAGCCTGTACGCGCTGTGGAACCTCACCACGCTGGCCGGGGCGCTCGGCGCCGAGGCCATCGGGGACACCGACGCGTGGGGCCTCGACGCGGCCGGACCCGCCGTGTTCCTGGCGCTGCTCGCGCCGATGCTGACCAGCACGACCGAGCGTGCGGTCGCCGGTGCCGCGGTCGTCCTGGGGCTCGGGCTGCTGCCGGTGCTGCCCGCCGGAGTGCCGGTGCTGGTGGCCGCGCTCGCGGCGCCCGCGGTGTTGTGGGCCCAGGGGCGGCGCGGGCTGAAGGAGGGGGACCGGTGA
- a CDS encoding helix-turn-helix transcriptional regulator: MAGSSERARHWRYTELPGVDLLRARYIRKTFVRHTHENFVIAAIADGVEVFHHRGSDVSAGAGALALVNPDTPHTGRAGVPEGWRYGAVYPSPEVVAEIAAETTAIRGTPGFVSPVLDDPYAVSLVHQVLRAADEGNALAADTLLRVAVTRLLRLNGGPLPRREIRTAGARVAARARGVLQERMAEPPSLEKLAAELGTSPFALLRAFRDAYGMPPHTWLTDARVRHARRLLDTGVTPAEAAVAVGFADQPHLNRHFTRIVGVPPGAYQRERKNVQDPAGRLLVPSGAWQTQHSQTYGTASESRTPPSYGTGSGSGSP; encoded by the coding sequence ATGGCGGGTTCGAGTGAACGGGCACGGCACTGGCGGTACACGGAGCTGCCCGGTGTCGACCTGCTGCGGGCCCGGTACATCCGCAAGACCTTCGTCCGGCACACCCACGAGAACTTCGTGATCGCCGCCATCGCCGACGGCGTCGAGGTCTTCCACCACCGCGGCTCCGATGTGTCCGCGGGCGCCGGAGCGCTCGCGCTGGTCAACCCCGACACCCCGCACACCGGGCGGGCCGGGGTGCCCGAGGGGTGGCGGTACGGGGCCGTGTATCCGTCGCCCGAGGTGGTGGCGGAGATCGCGGCCGAGACCACGGCGATCCGCGGCACACCCGGGTTCGTCTCCCCGGTGCTCGACGATCCCTACGCCGTGTCCCTGGTCCACCAGGTGCTGCGCGCCGCCGACGAGGGCAACGCCCTGGCTGCCGACACCCTGCTGCGGGTCGCCGTGACCCGGCTGCTGCGGCTGAACGGCGGGCCGTTGCCACGGCGCGAGATCCGCACGGCAGGCGCCCGGGTCGCGGCACGCGCGCGTGGCGTGCTCCAGGAGCGGATGGCGGAGCCGCCGAGCCTGGAGAAGCTCGCCGCCGAGCTGGGCACCAGCCCGTTCGCGCTGCTGCGCGCCTTCCGCGACGCCTATGGGATGCCGCCCCACACCTGGCTGACGGACGCCCGCGTACGGCACGCGCGCCGGCTGCTGGACACGGGCGTGACGCCCGCCGAGGCCGCCGTCGCCGTGGGCTTCGCCGACCAGCCGCACCTGAACCGGCACTTCACCCGGATCGTGGGCGTGCCGCCCGGCGCGTACCAGCGCGAGCGCAAGAACGTACAAGACCCGGCGGGGCGGCTCCTCGTACCGTCCGGGGCGTGGCAGACACAACACTCACAGACATACGGGACGGCGAGCGAAAGCCGGACGCCGCCGTCGTACGGGACGGGCTCGGGGTCGGGGTCGCCGTAG